The proteins below come from a single uncultured Dethiosulfovibrio sp. genomic window:
- a CDS encoding V-type ATP synthase subunit D, with product MARLNVNPNRMELSKLKKNLIVAKRGHKLLKDKQDALIKAFLEKARKVKEQREAIEEELRRCYESFMLARAQTLPAMLEQALMVPGAICRVSVSHRNVMSVVVPEYGVNQEGKSLNYGFATTLGSLDVSLERFSAIMPKLIELAAEEKAIALMSTEIEKTRRRVNALEHVLIPATIETIKYITMKLEEQERSALSRIMKIKDIVRSH from the coding sequence ATGGCTCGCCTGAACGTCAACCCCAACCGGATGGAGTTGTCTAAGCTAAAGAAAAACCTCATAGTGGCAAAGAGGGGACATAAACTCCTGAAGGATAAACAGGATGCCCTTATTAAGGCCTTCCTGGAGAAGGCTCGAAAGGTTAAGGAACAGAGAGAGGCCATAGAGGAAGAGCTTCGTCGTTGTTACGAGAGCTTTATGTTGGCCAGGGCTCAGACACTGCCGGCTATGCTGGAACAGGCCCTTATGGTCCCTGGTGCCATATGCAGGGTTTCGGTGTCTCATCGAAACGTTATGAGCGTCGTCGTCCCTGAGTACGGTGTAAACCAGGAGGGCAAATCGCTCAATTACGGATTTGCCACCACCCTTGGAAGTCTCGACGTCTCTTTGGAGCGGTTCTCCGCCATCATGCCAAAGCTGATAGAGCTTGCGGCGGAGGAGAAGGCTATAGCTCTCATGTCCACGGAGATAGAGAAGACCAGAAGAAGGGTCAACGCTCTGGAACACGTTCTCATTCCTGCTACTATCGAGACCATAAAGTACATCACTATGAAGCTGGAAGAGCAGGAACGTTCGGCTTTAAGTCGCATAATGAAGATCAAAGACATCGTTCGATCGCACTAA
- a CDS encoding V-type ATP synthase subunit B, with protein sequence MLPREYKTITSLQGPLLMVEKVQDVKYDELVEIELANGETRRGRVLEIDSKSALVQVFEGTDGIDIESTKVRFVGKVLTLPVSSDMLGRVFNGRGEPIDGGAPIIADKTIDVNGLPINPFSRDYPDEFIQTGISTIDGMNPMVRGQKLPIFSGAGLPHNRMAAQLARQADVISGHEAFAVVFAAMGITFEEASFFMEDFRKTGALERTVMFVNLADDPAIERITTPRLALTAAEYLAFEKDMHVLVILTDLTNYCEALREISAARKEVPGRRGYPGYLYTDLATMYERAGKLKGRSGSITQVPILTMPEDDKTHPIPDLTGYITEGQIILSRNLHRKGIYPPVDVMPSLSRLKDKGIGDGKTREDHADLMNQLFAAYARGKEAKELAVILGEGALSEDDKAFAAFADRFEDEYVRQGEYQNRTIEETLLLGWELLTEIPVKELKRVKDKYIEKYLKPLKDNQESSVKESVKA encoded by the coding sequence ATGTTGCCTAGAGAGTATAAAACTATAACCAGTCTTCAGGGACCTCTGCTTATGGTGGAGAAGGTCCAGGACGTAAAGTACGACGAGCTAGTTGAAATAGAGCTGGCTAACGGCGAGACCAGACGAGGTAGGGTTCTTGAGATAGACTCCAAGAGCGCTCTTGTCCAGGTCTTTGAGGGTACCGATGGAATCGATATCGAGAGCACAAAAGTCAGGTTTGTCGGTAAAGTTCTTACCCTTCCCGTTAGTTCGGACATGCTGGGAAGGGTCTTTAACGGAAGAGGTGAGCCTATAGACGGTGGAGCACCGATAATAGCCGATAAAACTATAGACGTTAACGGTCTTCCTATTAATCCTTTTTCAAGAGATTATCCTGATGAGTTCATTCAGACCGGAATATCAACCATCGACGGAATGAACCCGATGGTCAGAGGGCAGAAGCTTCCTATCTTCTCCGGTGCAGGGCTTCCCCATAACCGTATGGCGGCTCAGCTAGCACGTCAGGCGGACGTCATAAGCGGACACGAGGCTTTTGCCGTTGTATTTGCGGCCATGGGTATCACCTTCGAGGAGGCTTCCTTCTTCATGGAAGACTTCCGTAAGACCGGTGCTCTGGAGCGTACCGTGATGTTCGTAAACCTCGCCGATGACCCTGCGATAGAGCGTATAACCACTCCTCGTCTGGCTTTGACCGCTGCGGAGTACCTGGCCTTTGAGAAGGACATGCACGTTCTGGTTATCCTCACCGACCTTACCAACTACTGTGAGGCCCTGAGAGAGATCTCCGCCGCCAGGAAAGAGGTTCCAGGCAGAAGAGGCTATCCAGGATACCTCTATACCGACCTTGCTACAATGTACGAGAGGGCAGGCAAGTTAAAAGGCCGGAGCGGTTCTATAACTCAGGTACCGATTCTCACCATGCCTGAGGACGATAAGACCCATCCGATCCCTGACCTTACGGGCTACATCACCGAGGGGCAGATTATCCTCAGCAGAAACCTTCACCGAAAAGGCATATATCCCCCTGTGGACGTTATGCCCTCCCTTTCAAGGCTTAAGGACAAAGGTATTGGCGACGGCAAGACCAGGGAGGATCACGCCGACCTGATGAACCAGCTCTTTGCCGCCTACGCCAGAGGTAAAGAGGCCAAGGAACTTGCGGTTATCCTCGGAGAGGGAGCTTTATCCGAGGACGATAAGGCTTTCGCCGCCTTTGCCGACAGGTTCGAGGACGAGTACGTTCGCCAGGGCGAATACCAGAACAGGACTATCGAGGAGACTCTCCTGCTGGGATGGGAGCTCTTAACGGAGATTCCAGTCAAAGAGTTGAAGCGAGTCAAGGATAAGTACATAGAGAAGTATCTGAAGCCTCTGAAGGACAACCAGGAGAGCTCCGTAAAAGAGTCCGTCAAGGCTTAG
- a CDS encoding V-type ATP synthase subunit A, producing MATDKVIKGSIERISGPLVVAKGMIGASMYDVVRIGEIGLVGEIIELKGEFASIQAYEETSGLMPGEPVVSTGEPLSVELGPGLIEQFYDGVQRPLKSIEDVANSPYIAKGIDVPALDHDKKWDFEPKAKEGDQVSTGDVLGLVQETVLVEHKIMVPPGISGVVKKISKGSFTVKDIVAVITDDKGNSVDVKMAQKWPVRKPRPVAKRLPPVTPLITGQRVVDTFFPIAKGGTACVPGPFGSGKTVIQHQLAKWAEAQIVVYIGCGERGNEMTDVLLEFPHLEDPRSGEPLMKRTVLIANTSNMPVAAREASIYTGITMAEYYRDMGYSVALMADSTSRWAEALREMSGRLEEMPGEEGYPAYLGTRLASFYERAGRAICHGKEELEGSVSVIGAVSPPGGDLSEPVTQNTLRVTKVFWGLDAQLAYQRHFPAINWLQSYSLYANKLDEYWDSQFDDEWTHTRVEGMSLLEEEDKLREVVRLVGVDALSKNERMVLETAKSLREDFLHQNAFHETDTYTSMQKQFKMLSTILMFHHYGMEALKNGAPINELFNLPVREKIARMGLVAEESLSQIDDLERDMKEEIARLVPTGGESNVA from the coding sequence ATTGGACTTGTCGGTGAGATCATAGAGCTCAAAGGCGAGTTTGCGTCGATTCAGGCCTACGAGGAGACCTCCGGGCTGATGCCCGGAGAGCCTGTCGTAAGCACCGGGGAACCCCTTAGCGTCGAGCTAGGACCTGGTCTGATTGAGCAATTTTACGATGGAGTTCAAAGACCTCTTAAAAGTATAGAAGATGTCGCGAACAGCCCTTATATAGCTAAAGGTATAGATGTCCCCGCGTTGGATCACGATAAAAAGTGGGATTTCGAGCCTAAGGCCAAAGAAGGGGATCAGGTATCGACCGGTGATGTCCTAGGTTTAGTCCAGGAGACCGTTTTGGTCGAACATAAAATAATGGTTCCTCCCGGTATCTCCGGTGTCGTCAAAAAAATCTCCAAAGGAAGCTTTACGGTCAAAGATATCGTAGCGGTGATAACCGACGATAAAGGGAATTCTGTCGACGTTAAGATGGCCCAAAAGTGGCCTGTCAGAAAGCCCCGTCCTGTCGCTAAAAGACTTCCTCCCGTCACCCCTCTTATCACAGGGCAGAGGGTAGTGGATACGTTTTTCCCGATCGCAAAAGGAGGGACCGCCTGTGTCCCCGGTCCTTTCGGTTCGGGAAAGACGGTTATACAGCACCAGTTAGCCAAGTGGGCGGAGGCTCAGATAGTCGTCTATATAGGCTGCGGTGAGAGAGGCAACGAGATGACCGACGTGCTCCTGGAGTTTCCCCATCTTGAGGATCCTCGCTCCGGTGAGCCTCTGATGAAGAGGACGGTCCTGATCGCAAACACCTCTAACATGCCGGTGGCCGCTCGAGAGGCCAGTATTTACACCGGTATCACCATGGCGGAGTACTACAGGGATATGGGCTACTCGGTAGCCCTTATGGCCGATTCGACCAGCCGTTGGGCTGAGGCTCTCAGGGAGATGTCCGGTCGCCTTGAGGAGATGCCCGGTGAAGAGGGCTATCCTGCCTATCTCGGAACCAGATTGGCATCTTTCTACGAAAGAGCCGGTCGTGCCATCTGCCACGGTAAGGAAGAGCTTGAGGGCTCCGTCTCGGTTATAGGCGCGGTCTCTCCTCCAGGAGGAGACCTTTCCGAGCCTGTTACCCAGAACACCCTGAGGGTTACCAAGGTCTTTTGGGGGTTGGATGCCCAGCTGGCTTATCAGCGACATTTCCCCGCCATCAACTGGCTTCAGAGCTATTCGCTTTACGCAAACAAACTGGATGAGTATTGGGATAGCCAGTTTGACGACGAGTGGACCCATACCAGAGTCGAGGGTATGAGCCTGCTTGAAGAGGAGGATAAGCTTAGAGAGGTCGTGAGGCTGGTAGGGGTAGACGCCCTTTCCAAAAACGAGAGAATGGTTTTGGAGACGGCGAAATCCCTCAGAGAGGATTTTCTGCATCAAAACGCTTTCCACGAGACCGATACCTATACCTCTATGCAGAAGCAGTTTAAGATGCTGTCGACTATACTTATGTTCCATCACTATGGTATGGAGGCTCTCAAGAACGGTGCTCCTATAAACGAGCTCTTCAACCTTCCTGTTCGGGAAAAAATTGCCAGAATGGGACTTGTCGCCGAGGAATCTCTCTCTCAGATCGACGATCTGGAGAGGGATATGAAGGAAGAGATCGCCAGACTTGTCCCTACAGGAGGCGAATCGAATGTTGCCTAG